The Streptomyces sp. NBC_00440 genome contains a region encoding:
- a CDS encoding ROK family protein produces MPSSSSPDPEGPPATKPRAGSKALIREINEALVLDVVRAQRPVARANIATTTGLSPATVTGITSKLLRAGLLIETDVVRGTGGRPARLLDLGSDAVVAAGVRLSDSDAFVLMVNLRGEVVASHQEPLTSTDPDDVGKAVARAVRAAKAGRASATLIGVGIAVSGVVDHAGGAVRHSGSLGWDDVPFQAQLTSLLEAPVAIDSYVNCVASGLLLFDGRLAGRDLLVFSVGTSLGASVVVQGRIHRGFNGAAGGFAHSRVGAGAERPCHCGALDCLETWSSHWGIQRELERRGRPGDGLAERDDGLVTEAADRLGIAMANSSKMFGPEHVVVAFTQEMNMPALTTHVEKVFHRQYEHDNTPAPDLELTATDPSTHARGAAYTVLAQMFTTATHHAHVTSGRNAFTAG; encoded by the coding sequence ATGCCGTCGTCCAGCTCCCCTGATCCCGAGGGCCCGCCCGCGACGAAGCCGCGCGCCGGGAGCAAAGCCCTGATCCGCGAGATCAACGAGGCACTGGTCCTCGATGTCGTGCGCGCGCAACGTCCGGTGGCGAGGGCGAACATCGCGACCACCACCGGACTCAGTCCGGCCACCGTCACCGGGATCACCTCCAAGCTGCTGCGCGCGGGGCTGCTCATCGAGACGGACGTCGTCCGGGGCACCGGAGGCCGGCCGGCCCGCCTGCTCGACCTGGGCAGTGACGCGGTGGTCGCCGCCGGTGTGCGGCTGTCGGACTCGGACGCGTTCGTACTGATGGTCAATCTGCGCGGCGAAGTGGTCGCCTCGCACCAGGAGCCGCTCACGTCCACCGACCCGGACGACGTCGGCAAGGCCGTAGCCCGGGCCGTGCGCGCAGCAAAGGCAGGCCGGGCCTCCGCGACGCTCATCGGTGTGGGCATCGCCGTCTCGGGCGTGGTGGACCACGCGGGAGGCGCCGTACGGCACAGCGGTTCGCTCGGCTGGGACGACGTCCCGTTCCAGGCACAGTTGACGTCTCTGCTGGAGGCTCCCGTCGCCATCGACAGCTACGTCAACTGCGTGGCATCGGGCCTGCTGCTCTTCGACGGCCGCCTCGCCGGACGCGACCTGCTGGTGTTCAGCGTCGGAACGAGCCTGGGGGCCTCAGTGGTGGTGCAGGGACGCATCCACCGCGGCTTCAACGGCGCGGCCGGCGGGTTCGCCCACTCCCGCGTCGGCGCGGGCGCCGAACGCCCGTGCCACTGCGGTGCACTGGACTGCCTCGAAACCTGGTCGAGTCACTGGGGCATACAGCGCGAACTCGAACGGCGCGGCCGGCCGGGCGACGGCTTGGCCGAGCGTGACGACGGCCTCGTCACCGAAGCAGCCGACCGTCTCGGCATCGCCATGGCCAACTCTTCCAAGATGTTCGGTCCCGAACACGTGGTGGTCGCCTTCACCCAGGAGATGAACATGCCCGCACTCACCACCCACGTGGAGAAGGTGTTCCACCGGCAGTACGAGCACGACAACACACCCGCCCCCGACCTGGAACTGACAGCGACGGACCCCTCCACGCATGCCCGTGGCGCCGCCTACACCGTACTCGCGCAGATGTTCACCACCGCCACCCATCACGCTCACGTCACCAGCGGACGGAACGCGTTCACGGCCGGATGA
- a CDS encoding hydroxyacid dehydrogenase — MNHHLGAHRGASAPRRSPTRILLSVPAAEADAFFPPETVRALEQLGEVTEIQPSALQDPDAFRAAAAGVHVFVTAWGFPRLDATRLALAPELRLVMHAASSVQTLVSDDFWAAGVQISQAGAAMASSVAELSLTFTLSLLRRTHRLDHALRSGRSWQEARAVERAREIRDARIAVIGASRTGRPYIETCRALGAEVRVYDPYLIPPDPLASLAGDLPDLLSWADVIAVHAPDTAESRGMIGAAEIAAIRDGGLFVNTARPSLVDMDALFEAVASGRIDAALDVFDIEPLPGDDRWRGLPNVLLTPHLGGASAGSRRRAGHIVVDEISRHLAGQPLQHALTRTDLERMG, encoded by the coding sequence ATGAACCATCACCTCGGAGCCCACCGGGGAGCCTCAGCTCCCCGTCGCTCACCCACGCGGATCTTGCTGAGCGTCCCCGCTGCCGAGGCGGACGCGTTCTTCCCGCCGGAGACGGTCCGCGCCCTGGAGCAGCTCGGCGAGGTCACCGAGATCCAGCCGAGCGCACTGCAGGACCCGGACGCGTTCCGCGCGGCCGCCGCAGGCGTGCACGTCTTCGTCACCGCATGGGGGTTCCCGCGGCTGGACGCCACGCGTCTGGCGCTCGCCCCCGAGCTGCGTCTCGTCATGCACGCCGCCTCCTCCGTGCAGACGTTGGTGAGCGACGACTTCTGGGCCGCGGGTGTGCAGATCTCGCAGGCCGGCGCCGCGATGGCGTCCTCCGTCGCCGAGCTCTCGCTCACATTCACGCTCTCCCTGCTGCGCCGCACCCACCGCCTCGACCACGCTCTGCGCTCGGGCAGGAGCTGGCAGGAAGCCCGCGCGGTCGAGCGTGCCCGTGAGATCCGTGACGCCCGCATCGCCGTCATCGGTGCCTCACGCACCGGACGGCCATACATCGAGACCTGCCGGGCGCTGGGCGCCGAGGTCCGGGTGTACGACCCCTACCTGATCCCGCCGGATCCCTTGGCATCACTGGCCGGTGACCTGCCCGACCTGTTGTCCTGGGCAGACGTCATCGCGGTGCACGCCCCGGACACCGCCGAGAGCCGGGGCATGATCGGCGCTGCGGAGATCGCCGCAATCCGCGACGGGGGCCTGTTCGTCAACACGGCCCGCCCCTCGCTCGTGGACATGGACGCCCTGTTCGAGGCGGTCGCCTCCGGCCGGATCGACGCCGCGCTCGACGTGTTCGACATCGAGCCGCTTCCCGGGGACGACCGGTGGCGAGGCCTGCCCAACGTCCTGCTCACCCCGCATCTGGGCGGAGCCAGCGCCGGCTCCCGGCGGCGTGCTGGACACATTGTCGTCGACGAGATCAGCCGGCACCTCGCCGGGCAGCCTCTGCAGCACGCGCTCACGCGCACGGACCTGGAGCGGATGGGATGA
- a CDS encoding DNA polymerase III subunit delta', with translation MPVWDDLVGQDRVQTQLAAAARDADALVTANTEGTSTDAMSKSTMTHAWLFTGPPGSGRSTAARAFAAALQCVSPDRALGGVPGCGFCEGCHTALVGTHADVEVVRTDQLSIGVKETRELVRRAQLSPAVGRWQVIVMEDADRLTEGAGNVLLKAVEEPAPRTVWLLCAPSLEDVLPTIRSRCRNLTLRTPPVEAVADILVRRDGIDPQAAMDAARATQGHIGRARRLATDERARARRAAVLRMPLRVEEIGGCLKSAQELIDAATEDAKEVAEGTDTKETEDLKAALGASAGGRMPRGTAGAMKELADRQKRRSTRTQRDTLDLALTDLTGFYRDVLALQLRSKVAIANEDVRDSLDRIALSSSPESTLRRIEAITACRQALDRNVAPLLAVEAMAVSLRAG, from the coding sequence ATGCCCGTATGGGACGACCTCGTCGGCCAGGACCGCGTCCAGACGCAGCTCGCCGCCGCCGCCCGTGACGCCGACGCGCTCGTCACCGCCAACACCGAGGGCACCTCCACCGACGCCATGTCGAAGTCGACCATGACGCACGCCTGGCTCTTCACGGGCCCGCCCGGATCCGGCCGGTCCACCGCGGCCCGTGCCTTCGCGGCGGCCCTCCAGTGCGTCAGCCCGGACCGCGCGCTCGGTGGAGTCCCGGGCTGCGGCTTCTGCGAGGGCTGCCACACCGCCCTCGTCGGTACGCACGCGGATGTCGAGGTCGTCCGCACGGACCAGCTCTCCATCGGCGTGAAGGAGACCCGCGAGCTGGTTCGCCGTGCTCAGCTCTCGCCGGCGGTCGGCCGCTGGCAGGTCATCGTCATGGAGGACGCGGACCGCCTCACCGAGGGCGCGGGAAACGTACTGCTGAAGGCCGTCGAGGAGCCCGCCCCCCGTACGGTGTGGCTGCTCTGCGCGCCGTCCCTGGAGGACGTGCTGCCGACCATCCGCTCCCGCTGCCGCAATCTCACCCTCCGCACACCGCCCGTGGAGGCGGTGGCCGACATCCTGGTCAGACGGGACGGCATCGACCCTCAGGCGGCCATGGACGCGGCCCGTGCGACGCAGGGCCATATCGGCAGGGCGCGCCGCCTCGCCACCGACGAGCGCGCCCGGGCCCGGCGCGCCGCAGTGCTCAGGATGCCGCTGCGTGTCGAGGAGATCGGCGGCTGTCTGAAGTCGGCGCAGGAGCTGATCGACGCCGCGACCGAGGATGCCAAGGAGGTCGCGGAGGGGACGGACACCAAGGAGACCGAGGATCTGAAGGCGGCGCTCGGTGCGTCGGCCGGCGGGCGGATGCCCCGGGGCACGGCGGGGGCGATGAAGGAACTGGCCGACCGGCAGAAGCGCCGCTCGACCCGTACCCAGCGCGACACGCTCGACCTCGCGCTGACCGATCTGACCGGCTTCTACCGGGACGTGCTGGCGCTCCAGCTGCGCTCCAAGGTGGCCATCGCCAACGAGGACGTCAGGGACTCGCTGGACCGGATCGCGCTGAGTTCCAGCCCGGAGAGCACCCTGCGCCGGATCGAGGCAATCACCGCCTGCCGCCAGGCACTCGACCGGAACGTGGCACCGCTGCTGGCAGTCGAGGCGATGGCGGTGTCACTGCGCGCGGGCTGA
- a CDS encoding sulfatase family protein → MTEPRNILLVHCHDLGRFLGVYAVPTVVTPRLDQLAAESAVFETAFATAPHCSPARASLFTGTYPQTNGVLGLTHDPFGWDLHEPNTHIAHRLKSAGYRTELIGVHHESRVLPDDTVAARLGFDRVRSGGDRDVVVERTTDALNRASASDAPFYLQVGFHEPHRTPSRDDRPGVMGFLGDAVRPDSSLGHTVPPYLRDDLGAREEIAELQGAVRHMDEGVGRILDHLDALGLREETIVVFTTDHGLALPRAKCTLYDPGLEVALMMRVPGRAPWAGRRLAPMVSHVDVLPTLLDLVGLPRPEGLAGTSLVPLAADGRPPREHTFGQLTHHTYYDPKRSARSATHKLIVNLANAPRAMDPTQSWVHRSLPADLNGPTIGSSPLLELYDLERDPHERDNRADDLTCRDALTGLAAALLGWMRDTADPLLTGEPLLARHRDALATLTAVAQGPDAAPAPGPFSAAANGPALAQAVEGPEGPREGETA, encoded by the coding sequence ATGACCGAGCCGCGCAACATCCTGCTTGTCCACTGCCACGACCTGGGGCGGTTCCTCGGCGTGTACGCCGTTCCCACCGTGGTGACCCCCCGCCTGGATCAACTGGCCGCGGAGTCGGCCGTCTTCGAGACCGCCTTCGCCACGGCGCCGCACTGCAGCCCCGCCAGGGCGTCGCTGTTCACGGGCACCTACCCGCAGACCAATGGCGTGCTCGGCCTCACCCACGACCCCTTCGGCTGGGACCTGCACGAGCCGAACACCCACATCGCCCACCGCCTGAAGTCAGCCGGCTACCGGACCGAACTCATCGGCGTGCACCACGAGTCCCGCGTACTCCCCGACGACACCGTGGCCGCGCGCCTCGGCTTCGACCGGGTGCGCAGCGGCGGCGACCGCGACGTGGTCGTCGAGCGCACCACCGACGCTCTGAACCGGGCTTCGGCCTCCGACGCCCCGTTCTATCTGCAGGTCGGCTTCCACGAACCGCACCGCACACCCTCCAGAGACGACCGGCCCGGCGTCATGGGCTTCCTCGGTGACGCCGTACGACCCGACAGCTCTCTCGGCCATACCGTGCCCCCCTACCTGCGCGACGACCTGGGTGCCCGCGAGGAGATCGCCGAACTGCAGGGCGCCGTCCGGCACATGGACGAAGGTGTCGGCCGCATCCTGGACCACCTCGACGCGCTCGGCCTGCGGGAGGAGACGATCGTCGTCTTCACCACCGACCACGGTCTCGCCCTGCCCCGGGCCAAGTGCACCCTCTACGACCCCGGCCTGGAAGTGGCCCTCATGATGCGCGTCCCGGGCCGCGCCCCATGGGCGGGACGCCGTCTCGCCCCGATGGTGAGCCACGTCGACGTGCTGCCCACGCTCCTGGACCTGGTCGGTCTGCCCCGGCCCGAAGGCCTCGCCGGCACGAGTCTCGTCCCGCTGGCGGCGGACGGCCGGCCCCCGCGTGAGCACACCTTCGGCCAGCTCACCCACCACACGTATTACGACCCGAAGCGCTCGGCACGCTCCGCCACGCACAAGCTGATCGTCAACCTCGCCAACGCCCCCCGTGCGATGGACCCCACGCAGTCCTGGGTGCACCGGAGCCTGCCGGCCGACCTCAACGGTCCCACCATCGGCTCCAGCCCTCTGCTGGAGCTGTACGACTTGGAGCGAGACCCGCACGAGAGGGACAACCGAGCCGACGACCTCACCTGCCGGGACGCCTTGACCGGGCTCGCCGCCGCGCTGCTCGGCTGGATGCGCGACACCGCAGACCCCCTGCTGACCGGCGAACCGCTGCTCGCCCGTCACCGGGACGCCCTCGCGACCCTGACCGCCGTCGCGCAGGGGCCCGACGCGGCCCCGGCCCCCGGCCCGTTCTCTGCCGCCGCGAACGGACCGGCCCTCGCCCAGGCCGTCGAAGGACCAGAAGGACCACGAGAGGGAGAAACCGCATGA
- a CDS encoding extracellular solute-binding protein, with protein MSIRPLRYAALAAAALLAFTACSSSSGSDGKAKVTLWMYPVIKDAAASKKYWEKTEADFEKTHPGIDLNIDLQTFDKRDAQISAALAAGSGPDIVLITPDQAATYQKVQGLLPVDDAVANQRGAFYPGTLKAATFDGKLYGVPLFQNVNATAYNTKIFADAGLELPRTWADVLKAAPVLAKKGIAVMDYAGSTEQTLNLSFYPLLWQAGGAVFTKDGKDVAFDSAAGVSALQFLVDLKKKGGLPAGAAIAGPAVQGAPIAAGKVAMRPVTSLPELQQMRAALGKDSVTLGLPLKDQARATYGNPGLLSLTSINKDSNRKAAYEVLSYLSSAKAQASLNAAAGNFPARTDVQAPGTGPDFKTMTKALKYANPGEPSPAARQVMSALAPCIQAALDGDLSVKEALDKAAKEARALLARS; from the coding sequence ATGAGCATCCGACCGCTCCGCTACGCGGCCCTGGCAGCCGCCGCACTTCTGGCGTTCACAGCCTGCTCCTCGTCCTCCGGCTCCGACGGCAAGGCCAAGGTGACGCTGTGGATGTACCCCGTCATCAAGGACGCGGCAGCGAGCAAGAAGTACTGGGAGAAGACCGAGGCCGACTTCGAGAAGACCCACCCCGGCATCGACCTGAACATCGATCTGCAGACCTTTGACAAGCGGGACGCCCAGATATCCGCCGCACTCGCGGCGGGCTCCGGCCCGGACATCGTACTGATCACCCCCGACCAAGCCGCCACGTACCAAAAGGTGCAGGGGCTGCTGCCCGTGGACGACGCCGTGGCGAACCAGCGGGGGGCTTTCTACCCAGGGACACTCAAGGCCGCCACCTTCGACGGAAAGTTGTACGGGGTGCCGCTCTTCCAGAACGTGAACGCCACCGCGTACAACACGAAGATCTTCGCTGACGCCGGTCTCGAACTGCCCAGGACCTGGGCCGACGTTCTCAAGGCGGCTCCCGTGCTCGCCAAGAAGGGCATCGCGGTCATGGACTACGCCGGCAGCACCGAACAGACGCTCAACCTCTCCTTCTACCCGCTGCTGTGGCAGGCCGGCGGTGCGGTCTTCACCAAGGACGGCAAGGACGTGGCGTTCGACTCCGCCGCCGGTGTCTCCGCGCTGCAGTTCCTCGTCGACCTGAAGAAGAAGGGCGGACTGCCGGCCGGCGCCGCCATCGCGGGACCCGCCGTCCAGGGTGCCCCCATCGCGGCCGGCAAGGTCGCCATGCGTCCGGTCACTTCACTGCCCGAACTGCAGCAGATGCGCGCCGCCCTCGGCAAGGACAGCGTCACTCTCGGCCTCCCGCTGAAGGACCAGGCGCGCGCGACCTACGGCAACCCCGGGCTGCTCTCCCTGACCTCGATCAACAAGGACAGCAACCGCAAGGCCGCCTACGAAGTGCTGTCCTACCTGTCCTCCGCGAAGGCGCAGGCCTCCCTCAACGCCGCGGCGGGCAACTTCCCGGCACGCACCGACGTTCAGGCCCCCGGAACCGGACCGGACTTCAAGACGATGACGAAGGCCCTGAAGTACGCCAACCCCGGCGAGCCCTCGCCCGCCGCCCGCCAGGTGATGTCGGCGCTGGCGCCCTGCATCCAGGCCGCGCTCGACGGTGACCTCTCGGTGAAGGAGGCGCTCGACAAGGCCGCGAAGGAAGCCCGCGCCCTGCTCGCCCGTTCCTGA
- a CDS encoding alpha/beta hydrolase, with protein MDFRRLLSAPATVLAMAGLLVSGCSSGGSAPTASQAGASASGAGPAGAATSAPSVDLTKYYDQKLTWRSCGAPGFQCSTMKVPLDYTKSSDGDIKLAVSRKKATGPGKRIGSLLVNPGGPGGSAIDYLQGYAGIGYPASVRARYDMVAMDPRGVARSQPVECLTGKQMDSYTEVDQTPDNSGETKKLTTSLKDFAQGCEKHSAKILPHVSTVDAARDMDILRGILGDKKLNYVGASYGTFLGATYAGLFPKRVGRLVLDGAMDPSLTSLQMNRDQTAGFETAFKSFAADCIKHKDCPLGTTSVADASHRLEAFFQRLDAKPVPTGQSRKLGESLATTGVISAMYDQTSWPQLRTALTHAMAGDGAGLLALSDSYYERDSKGKYANLMFANAAVNCLDLPPAFHDPAAVTKALPSFEKASPVFGRGFAWAALNCSYWPLHATGTAHRITAKGAAPIVVVGTIRDPATPYKWAKALAAQLDSGTLLTYDGDGHTAYGRGSTCIDTAINKYLLDGTPPKNGKKCS; from the coding sequence ATGGACTTCAGGCGTCTGCTCTCCGCTCCGGCCACCGTGCTGGCCATGGCCGGTCTGCTTGTTTCGGGCTGTTCGTCGGGGGGCTCGGCCCCCACCGCGTCGCAGGCCGGGGCCTCGGCGTCCGGCGCGGGTCCGGCCGGGGCTGCGACGTCCGCACCGTCGGTGGATCTGACCAAGTACTACGACCAGAAGCTGACGTGGCGCTCCTGCGGTGCCCCCGGGTTCCAGTGCTCCACGATGAAGGTGCCGCTCGACTACACCAAGTCCTCGGACGGCGACATCAAGCTTGCCGTCTCCCGGAAGAAGGCCACCGGCCCCGGAAAGCGGATCGGCTCCCTGCTGGTCAACCCGGGCGGGCCGGGCGGCTCGGCGATCGACTACCTCCAGGGGTACGCGGGAATCGGCTACCCCGCGTCCGTCCGTGCCCGCTACGACATGGTGGCCATGGACCCGCGCGGGGTGGCCCGCAGCCAGCCCGTCGAATGTCTTACGGGCAAGCAGATGGACTCCTACACGGAGGTCGACCAGACCCCGGACAACTCGGGGGAGACCAAGAAGCTCACCACGTCGCTCAAGGACTTCGCGCAGGGCTGCGAGAAGCACTCGGCCAAGATCCTTCCGCATGTGTCCACGGTCGACGCCGCCCGGGACATGGACATCCTGCGCGGAATCCTCGGGGACAAGAAGCTGAACTACGTGGGCGCCTCATACGGCACCTTCCTCGGCGCGACGTACGCGGGACTCTTCCCGAAGCGGGTGGGCCGGCTGGTCCTGGACGGTGCGATGGACCCGTCGCTGACGTCGCTGCAGATGAACCGCGACCAGACCGCAGGCTTCGAGACCGCCTTCAAGTCCTTTGCGGCCGACTGCATCAAACACAAGGACTGCCCGCTGGGCACCACATCCGTCGCTGACGCCTCACACCGGCTGGAGGCCTTCTTCCAGCGCCTGGACGCCAAACCGGTGCCCACCGGCCAGAGCCGCAAACTGGGGGAGTCGCTCGCCACGACCGGCGTGATCTCGGCCATGTACGACCAGACGTCCTGGCCCCAGCTGCGCACCGCGCTCACCCACGCGATGGCCGGCGACGGCGCGGGCCTGCTCGCCCTGTCCGACTCGTACTACGAGCGCGACAGCAAGGGCAAGTACGCGAACCTGATGTTCGCCAACGCCGCCGTGAACTGCCTGGACCTGCCCCCCGCCTTCCATGACCCCGCAGCCGTCACCAAGGCGCTCCCGTCCTTCGAGAAGGCGTCCCCGGTCTTCGGCAGGGGCTTCGCCTGGGCCGCCCTGAACTGCTCGTACTGGCCGCTCCACGCCACCGGCACCGCCCACCGCATCACGGCGAAGGGCGCGGCCCCGATCGTGGTGGTCGGCACGATCCGCGACCCGGCGACCCCGTACAAGTGGGCGAAGGCCCTGGCTGCCCAGCTCGACTCCGGCACGCTGCTCACCTACGACGGCGACGGCCACACCGCGTACGGCCGCGGCAGCACCTGCATCGACACGGCGATCAACAAGTACCTCCTGGACGGCACGCCGCCGAAGAACGGCAAGAAGTGCTCCTGA
- the tmk gene encoding dTMP kinase, with protein MTRAEQPTVVSPTSDELAADSRERAVRALLRIPPLRRLWSAQLVGNIGDALALLVLLLLSLQAAVSQESFGGGYRGAAFAVAAVFGARALATLLFGAVLLGPVAALTAPNGPLDRRWTMIGADGLRVALLIIAPLWVNWTPANAPAALLATVFVAGVAERFWTVAKESTAPALLPKPPPESVAVRGLPDHLDALRRLSLRTAFLAIPAAAAALLVATLISKLLGSGIDWFSLHQAALGSYAAAGLFAASVSTLYFLELPDGQTPRARSPLEGLRRPAGANGPDKGRTGTVPLLILAAAAVAGAIASAVAVAVLDATDLDGGPLAFALLVLVLTAGTAAGIRTAPKTLPGLSRRRLLALAITLTGVALLVMGLVPDTATVVLIAAVAGWAAGVSANTAHTLVDQETEDSRRARTTDHLQAVVRVAVALGAIVAPLVAALIGPHHLGNGSFVFAHGGAAFTLMLVGALLLPVAALVLVKADDRTGVPLRHDLRDALRGGADPVQAPAATGFFLAFEGGDGAGKSTQVEALAEWIRAKGHEVVVTREPGATPVGKRLRSILLDVASAGLSNRAEALLYAADRAEHVDSVVLPALERGAIVISDRYIDSSVAYQGAGRELAPTEIGRINRWATGGLVPHLTVLLDVSPEAARERFTEAPDRLESEPAEFHQRVRSGFLTLAAADPGRYLVVDGAQEPEAITTVVRHRLDQLLPLSDAEIKAQAEARKAAEEEARRKAEEEAARKAEEERLERERQAQLAKLRAEEEERKRRELEEARRREEERQAEEARRQAEEARRLAEEERARREAEEQAREQEQERLRKQKEEEARLRAEAEERRKEKQRKAEQALLRAEEARRQAEAEAAEAAKATAAADNETTVETPVVGANEVTQPVAVHPTPPASDADETRVIPKIAETPGESGTSGASGTSGSSGSSGSSGTSGSSGGSGSSRGEQSEGSAQSGGSGRSARSAGPSWAARPSEPADGSASGAGAGAAGSTGDSEETTVLPQAHLHGATPADRVPPGYFRDEHPAQPHQSPPENANERTRELPQIDPDRPRRRSDWAEETPLDDLPSLADELLGSDREDEDHDNRGRGRGKGRS; from the coding sequence ATGACGCGAGCCGAGCAGCCAACGGTCGTGAGCCCCACCTCCGACGAACTAGCCGCAGACTCACGCGAGCGTGCCGTTCGAGCCCTGTTGCGCATCCCCCCGCTCCGGCGGTTGTGGAGCGCCCAGCTCGTCGGCAATATCGGCGATGCCCTCGCCCTTCTCGTGCTGTTGCTTCTTTCGTTGCAGGCGGCGGTCTCGCAAGAATCCTTCGGGGGCGGGTACCGCGGTGCCGCCTTCGCCGTAGCAGCCGTATTCGGCGCGCGGGCCCTTGCCACCTTGCTCTTCGGCGCCGTACTGCTCGGCCCGGTGGCCGCGCTGACCGCGCCGAACGGGCCGCTCGACCGGCGCTGGACCATGATCGGCGCGGACGGCTTGCGGGTCGCGCTGCTGATCATCGCCCCGCTGTGGGTCAACTGGACCCCGGCCAACGCGCCTGCCGCGCTCCTGGCCACGGTCTTCGTGGCGGGCGTCGCCGAGCGCTTCTGGACGGTCGCCAAGGAGAGCACCGCGCCCGCGCTGCTGCCGAAGCCGCCGCCCGAGAGCGTGGCGGTGCGGGGCCTGCCCGACCACCTGGACGCGCTGCGCAGGCTCTCGCTGCGTACGGCCTTCCTCGCCATTCCTGCGGCCGCCGCCGCACTGCTGGTCGCCACGCTGATCAGCAAGCTGCTGGGATCGGGCATCGACTGGTTCTCACTGCACCAGGCCGCGCTCGGCTCCTATGCCGCGGCCGGTCTGTTCGCCGCGTCCGTTTCGACGCTGTACTTCCTCGAACTGCCCGACGGCCAGACGCCGCGCGCCCGTTCCCCGCTGGAGGGGCTGCGCCGTCCGGCGGGTGCCAACGGCCCCGACAAGGGCCGCACGGGCACGGTCCCGCTGCTCATCCTGGCGGCCGCCGCAGTCGCCGGAGCCATCGCTTCCGCCGTTGCCGTCGCCGTACTGGACGCCACCGACCTGGACGGCGGCCCGCTCGCCTTCGCGCTGCTCGTCCTCGTCCTGACCGCGGGCACGGCCGCCGGAATCCGTACGGCCCCCAAGACCCTCCCGGGTCTCTCCCGCCGCAGGCTGCTCGCCCTGGCGATCACCCTGACCGGTGTGGCGCTGCTGGTGATGGGCCTGGTCCCGGACACCGCGACCGTCGTACTGATCGCCGCAGTCGCCGGCTGGGCGGCGGGGGTTTCGGCGAACACCGCGCACACGCTGGTCGACCAGGAGACCGAGGACAGCAGGCGGGCCCGGACCACCGACCACCTCCAGGCGGTCGTACGGGTCGCTGTCGCGCTGGGCGCGATCGTGGCCCCGCTGGTCGCGGCCCTGATCGGTCCGCACCACCTCGGCAACGGCAGTTTCGTCTTCGCCCACGGCGGTGCCGCCTTCACGCTGATGCTGGTCGGGGCGTTGCTGCTGCCGGTGGCCGCGCTCGTCCTGGTCAAGGCGGACGACCGTACGGGCGTACCGCTGCGCCACGATCTGCGCGACGCGCTGCGCGGCGGCGCCGACCCGGTCCAGGCTCCCGCGGCGACCGGCTTCTTCCTCGCCTTCGAAGGCGGCGACGGGGCCGGAAAGTCCACCCAGGTCGAGGCGCTCGCGGAGTGGATCCGCGCCAAGGGCCACGAGGTCGTCGTCACCCGCGAACCGGGTGCGACACCGGTGGGCAAGCGGCTGCGCTCCATCCTGCTGGATGTCGCGTCGGCCGGTCTCTCCAACCGCGCGGAGGCGCTGCTGTACGCGGCCGACCGCGCCGAGCACGTCGACTCGGTCGTCCTGCCCGCCCTGGAGCGCGGCGCGATCGTCATCTCCGACCGCTACATCGACTCGTCGGTCGCCTATCAGGGCGCGGGCCGTGAACTGGCGCCGACCGAGATCGGCCGTATCAACCGCTGGGCGACCGGCGGCCTCGTACCGCATCTGACGGTGCTGCTCGATGTCTCCCCGGAGGCCGCACGTGAGCGCTTCACGGAGGCGCCCGACCGGCTGGAGTCGGAGCCCGCGGAGTTCCACCAGCGGGTGCGGTCCGGGTTCCTGACGCTCGCCGCCGCGGACCCCGGCCGGTATCTGGTGGTGGACGGGGCGCAGGAACCGGAAGCGATCACCACGGTCGTACGCCACCGTCTCGACCAGCTGCTCCCGCTCTCCGACGCCGAGATCAAGGCTCAGGCGGAGGCGCGGAAGGCCGCCGAGGAGGAGGCCCGCAGGAAGGCCGAGGAGGAAGCGGCCCGCAAGGCGGAGGAGGAGCGGCTGGAGCGCGAGCGCCAGGCGCAGCTCGCGAAGCTCCGGGCCGAGGAAGAGGAGCGCAAGCGCCGCGAACTCGAAGAGGCGCGGCGGCGCGAGGAGGAGCGCCAGGCCGAGGAAGCGCGCCGTCAGGCCGAGGAGGCCAGGCGGCTCGCCGAGGAGGAGCGGGCCCGCCGCGAAGCCGAGGAGCAGGCGCGGGAGCAGGAGCAGGAGCGGCTCCGTAAGCAGAAGGAAGAAGAGGCGCGGCTCCGCGCCGAGGCCGAGGAGCGCCGCAAGGAGAAGCAGCGCAAGGCCGAGCAGGCGCTGCTCCGGGCCGAGGAGGCCCGCAGGCAGGCCGAGGCGGAGGCCGCCGAGGCGGCGAAGGCGACAGCGGCGGCCGACAACGAGACGACCGTCGAGACGCCGGTGGTGGGCGCCAACGAGGTGACCCAGCCGGTCGCGGTGCACCCCACGCCGCCGGCGTCCGACGCGGACGAGACGAGGGTCATCCCGAAGATCGCGGAGACTCCTGGGGAATCCGGGACGTCTGGTGCTTCTGGTACGTCCGGCTCCTCTGGGTCTTCCGGCAGCTCCGGTACGTCCGGCTCTTCGGGCGGCTCGGGCTCTTCACGCGGTGAGCAGTCCGAGGGCTCCGCGCAGTCGGGAGGCTCTGGACGGTCCGCTCGGTCCGCCGGTCCTTCGTGGGCCGCGAGGCCGTCGGAGCCGGCGGACGGGTCCGCTTCCGGGGCCGGGGCCGGGGCCGCGGGCTCCACCGGGGACTCGGAGGAGACGACGGTACTGCCGCAGGCGCACCTGCACGGCGCCACCCCCGCGGACCGGGTCCCGCCCGGGTACTTCCGGGACGAGCACCCCGCGCAGCCGCACCAGTCGCCGCCGGAGAACGCGAACGAGCGCACCCGCGAGCTGCCGCAGATCGATCCGGACCGCCCGCGCCGCCGCTCGGACTGGGCGGAGGAGACTCCGCTGGACGATCTGCCCTCGCTGGCGGACGAACTGCTGGGCTCGGACCGTGAGGACGAGGACCACGACAACAGGGGCAGAGGCCGGGGCAAGGGCCGCAGCTGA